The following coding sequences are from one Coffea arabica cultivar ET-39 chromosome 11e, Coffea Arabica ET-39 HiFi, whole genome shotgun sequence window:
- the LOC140021362 gene encoding uncharacterized protein gives MEVAEPSSRLSEVITYGPSDPVPAASSNHETLVIEVLTNNYIVKKFYVDPGSSVDVLYYRTFESLKLTKDQLTPVRTPLVGFGGHIVHPEGMVSLMVTIGRHPRCRTVHVSFAVVKADSPYNMLIGRPTLNALRAVYSTYHLSFKFPTLAGVAEVSSDVNAARECYLATIQAAVAPRAASKAEEKRPAVLSIDSIDPQKAGKLGKLEPGNEVEQVVLDDSRPDQVVQVGAGLPSPLKEEMICLIKNHRDVFAWSADEVVGVPLELMIHQLNVNPQTRPMRQKRRHFGPERSKAISDEIDKLLPAKIIHEIQYPT, from the coding sequence ATGGAGGTGGCCGAGCCGAGCTCCCGGTTGTCCGAAGTGATTACCTATGGTCCCAGCGACCCTGTCCCTGCCGCCTCCAGCAATCACGAAACTCTGGTGATCGAAGTACTCACCAATAATTACATAGTAAAAAAGTTCTATGTTGACCCCGGAAGTTCGGTAGACGTCTTGTACTACCGAACTTTTGAAAGTCTGAAACTGACCAAAGATCAACTTACTCCTGTCAGAACTCCCCTCGTTGGCTTCGGGGGGCATATAGTCCACCCGGAGGGTATGGTGTCCCTGATGGTGACTATCGGGCGTCATCCCCGCTGCCGAACTGTACATGTCAGTTTTGCGGTGGTCAAAGCAGATTCTCCTTACAATATGTTGATAGGTCGGCCCACACTCAACGCCCTGAGGGCTGTGTACTCCACCTACCACCTGAGTTTCAAATTTCCGACGCTTGCGggggtggccgaggtgagcaGCGACGTGAACGCCGCCCGAGAATGTTACCTTGCTACCATCCAGGCCGCGGTCGCTCCCCGAGCTGCGTCAAAGGCTGAGGAAAAGAGGCCAGCTGTCCTCTCTATAGACAGCATCGATCCTCAGAAGGCAGGAAAGCTCGGCAAGCTTGAACCCGGGAATGAGGTGGAGCAGGTGGTCTTGGATGACTCGAGACCTGACCAAGTGGTCCAAGTAGGGGCCGGACTCCCCTCGCCTCTAAAGGAAGAGATGATTTGCTTGATAAAGAACCATCGAGACGTCTTCGCGTGGTCCGCAGATGAAGTGGTCGGAGTACCACTTGAGCTCATGATTCACCAGCTTAACGTTAATCCACAGACCCGTCCTATGAGGCAGAAACGTAGGCACTTTGGCCCCGAACGCAGCAAGGCCATATCTGATGAGATCGACAAGCTCTTGCCCGCCAAGATAATTCATGAGATCCAATACCCCACCTGA